GTCAAATGAACGAGCCTCCAGGTGCACGTGCGCGTGTTGCTTTATCAGGTTTAACAGTAGCGGAATACTTCCGTGACGGTGATGGCGAAGGTCAGGGCCGCGACGTATTATTCTTCATCGATAATATCTTCCGTTTTACACAAGCAGGTTCTGAAGTATCTGCCCTATTGGGTCGTATGCCTTCAGCAGTAGGTTACCAACCAACATTGGCAACTGAGATGGGTTTAATGCAAGAGCGGATCACTTCAACTAAAAACGGATCAATTACTTCGGTACAAGCCGTGTATGTACCTGCCGATGACTTAACTGACCCTGCTCCAGCGACAACTTTCGCTCACTTGGATGCAACGACAGTATTATCTCGTAAAATTGCTGAGTTAGGTATCTACCCTGCTGTGGATCCTTTGGATTCTACATCGCGTATCCTTTCTCCTGCTGTTTTAGGTAACGAACACTATAACACTGCACAACGTGTAAAAGAAATTCTTCAACGTTACAAAGAATTGCAAGATATCATTGCTATCTTAGGTATGGACGAGTTATCGGAAGAAGATAAATTAACGGTTCACCGCGCACGTCGTGTACAACGTTTCTTATCTCAACCTTTCCACGTTGCAGAGCAATTTACAGGTTTAAAAGGTGTATTAGTAGACATCAAAGATACCATCAAAGGTTTCAATATGATCATTGACGGTGAAGTAGATGAGTACCCTGAAGCTGCCTTCAACTTAGTAGGTAACATTGATGATGCTATTGAAAAAGGTAAGAAATTATTAGCAGAAGCAGTTTAATCTAGATTATATCTAAGAATAATGAAATTAACAATTATCACTCCAGACAAATTAGCATTCGAAGGCGAAGTAACTTCGGTTACTGTACCGGGCACTGCGGGTTCTTTTCAAATTTTGAAAGACCACGCTGCCATCGTGTCTACTTTGGAAGATGGAAAAGTAATTATTCAACAAGGTAAAGGTGAACAAGAAGTGTTCATTAAAGGTGGTGTTGTGGAAGCAAAAGACAATGTCATTACCGTACTTGCTGAAGGAATTATCGGAGATTAAATCAAATCGATTTTATAAAATTTTAAAAGCTTCCGATATTTCTATCGGAAGCTTTTTTTTTAAAGTTTTTTTGGCATTTTCATCATTTTAGGAAGAAAATTGACCATTGTAACAAAAAATAATTTTTTGAACCTGTAGACCAATTTTAAATACGGTATACGACTAACAAAATATAAAATCGAAAAACACCGATAGCTATAAAATAAAATTTTATAATAACATGTTTAATAAAATTTTATTCTAAATGCAAAATTAGCACTTTACCTATTGCCAATTATTGTAATTCCTGCTACCTTGAGGAAATGAAAATCGAAAGTTTTTATAGAAGCTTGAGATAGCATGATTTACCACCAAACCACAACAAAGGGAACGATTATACTAAGGTAAATTTTGGGTTATGAAATATTACGACAAAAACACATTGATTTATTTGGACGGAGCTTTCGTAAAAGCTTCGGAAGCGGCATTGGATCCCTTTGCTCAATCGCTACATTATGGATATGCGGTATTCGATGGTTTACGTGCGTATAACACCCACAATGGACCACGTATCTTTAAGGCTGACAAGCATTTCGACCGTTTAAAGAAATCATGTGAAGCGGTTAATATTCCTTATCGTTGGAGCAATAGAGAACTGATCGACATCTGTTATGAGCTCTTGGCTAACAACAACCTTCGAGAAGCCTATATCCGTCCATTGGTATTGACCGGTTCAAATATGCACTTAACCTCATCCACCGAAGCGACCCTCATGATGGCAGCTTGGGAATGGGGGCCATATCTTGGTCAGAACCTATTAAAGGTATGTATCTCTGATATCAAAAGACCTAATCCAAAGTCGTTTAAAATTGACTCGAAGATCTCTGGGCAATATGTAAACTCCATCCTTGCGACAACAGAAGCAATCAGAAAGGGTTACGACGAAGCTTTAATGCTCGACCACGAAGGCTACGTTGCCCAAGCATCCAGTGAAAATATTTTCATCGAAAAGGATTTCAAAATCTATACGCCGCCAGCGAAGAATATCTTTCCGGGTATTACACGCCAGACGGTAAAAAACATTTGTAAAAAATTGAACTTCGAAGTCATTGAAAAGCAATTGACGGTAGAAGATATTTACACCGCTGACAGCGCTTTCTTATGTGGGACTGCGGCAGAAATTATCGGCATCAAACAGGTCGATGATGTCATCTACAAAGAAGGCTGGGAACACAGCATAGGTGCATCGATTCAAAGAAGATATAAAAATTTAGTATTAGAGAACGAAAACTATGAAGTCATCATCTAACGGCGAAAACGCAATGAACAAATACAGCCGTACATTTACACAAGACGAAACACAACCTGCTGCAAAAGCAATGCTTTATGGCATCGGTCTTACGGATGCCGACATGGACAAAGCACAGGTCGGTATTGCCAGCATGGGATATGATGGTAATACGTGTAATATGCACTTAAATGATTTGGCACAAATCGTCAAGAAGGGCGTTTGGAACAATGATTTAGTGGGGTTGACCTTTGGAACCATTGGCGTCAGTGACGGTATGAGCAATGGTACCGATGGAATGCGTTATTCGTTGGTAAGCCGTGATGTGATCGCTGATAGTATCGAAACGATCTGTGGCGGACAATATTATGATGGCTTGATCTCTATTCCCGGCTGTGATAAAAACATGCCTGGTGCGATTATGGCAATGGCACGTTTGGACCGCCCCTCTCTAATGGTATATGGCGGCACCATCGCTCCAGGCCACTATAAAGGGGAAGAATTAAACATTGTGTCTGCATTTGAAGCATTGGGACAACGCATCTGTGGCAATCTTTCCGATGAAGACTATGAAGGCATTATCAAACATACCTGCCCTGGTGCTGGTGCTTGTGGCGGTATGTATACGGCAAATACCATGGCTTCTGCCATTGAAGCTTTGGGCATGAGCTTACCCTACTCTTCTTCCAACCCAGCGATCTCGGAAGAAAAGAAAAATGAATGTTTAGAAGCAGGAAAACACATCCGCACGCTGCTTGAGAAAGATATCAAACCCTCTGATATCATGACGCGGAAAGCATTTGAAAACGCGCTACGTACCATTGTTATCTTGGGCGGTAGTACCAATGCGGTACTTCACTTTATTGCAATAGGTAAAGCCGTAGGTGTCGACATCACGCAAGACGACTTCCAACGCATGAGCGATGAAACTCCTGTATTAGCTGACTTTAAACCGTCTGGAAAATACTTAATGCAGGATCTTCAGCAATACGGCGGAACTCCGGCTGTCATGAAATATCTTTTAAATGAAGGATTACTTCATGGTGACTGTATTACAGTAACTGGAAAGACCGTTGCTGAGAACTTGGCTGATGTGAAATCAATCATGGAATATGATCAACCGATTATCAAACCCTTGAGCGATCCAATCAAAGCGACAGGACACTTACAGATTCTTTACGGGAACTTAGCAGAGAAAGGTTCTGTTGCCAAGATCTCCGGTAAAGAAGGTGAAAAATTCACTGGTCCTGCACGGGTATTTGATGGTGAACATGATTTGGTAGCTGGTATTGCTTCTGGGCGAATCAAACCAGGCGATGTGGTCGTGATCAAAAATGAAGGTCCTGTTGGCGCTCCAGGTATGCCTGAAATGCTTAAACCAACCTCCTTGATTATTGGTGCCGGCTTGGGTAAATCTGTTGCATTAATCACCGATGGCCGTTTCTCAGGAGGTACACATGGTTTTGTCGTTGGACATATCACACCAGAATCTTACAAAGGCGGATTGATCGGCCTGGTAAATGACGATGATATCATCGAGATCGATGCCGTCAACAACAGCATCAACGTACTTCTTTCGGATGAAGAGATTGCGCAACGTCGTGCAGCTTGGGTGCAACCAGCGTTAAAAGTTAACAAAGGAGTTTTATACAAATACGCTAAAACTGTTGCCGATGCCTCAGAAGGCTGTGTAACAGACTTATAGAAAACCTAAAAATGGAGACATTTTGCCTGTAAAGATCTCAACAAACGAAATCTCATCGCAAATGTCTCCAAATCGAATAGTGAAATACGAAAAAGACTGAATAATCAACAACAAAAAAAATCAACGTAATGAGTACACTGGAAATAACAGAAAATAAGGCCGCTACAACGCAGCACACTCCGACACAAATTTCGGGATCGAAAGCTGTATTGGAGGCCTTATTGAGCGAAGGAGTTGATACCGTATTTGGTTATCCTGGAGGGGCAATTATGCCAATCTATGATGCCCTTTATGATTATACGGATCGTCTGAAGCATATTTTAGTGCGCCATGAACAAGGTGGAATCCACGCGGCGCAAGGTTATGCAAGAACTTCAGGTCGTACTGGTGTCGTCTTTGCGACAAGTGGCCCTGGAGCAACAAATCTGGTTACTGGACTGGCTGATGCCATGATTGACAGCAATCCTATTGTCTGTGTCACAGGCCAGGTATTTGCTTCACTATTGGGGACAGATGCATTTCAAGAAACAGATGTCATCAATATCACTGCTCCGGTCACCAAATGGAACTACCAAGTCACTGACGCAACTGAAATTCCAGCTGCACTCGCGAAAGCATTTTATATTGCCAGCACAGGTCGTCCAGGACCAGTATTGATCGATATCACCAAAAATGCACAGCTACAATTGTTCGATTACTTCGGTTATGAAAAATGCAATCATGTACGCAGTTACAGACCTGCACCACAAGTTCGCAAGGAATATGTTGAACAAGCAGCAGCCTTAATCAACAGCGCAAAAAAACCGTTTGTTCTTTTTGGGCAGGGCATCATTCTGGGAAAAGCAGAGGAAGAATTCAAAGCTTTTATCGAAAAAACTGGGATTCCTTCAGCAGCAACCGTAATGGGATTAAGTGCACTTCCAACGGATCATAAACTTCACGTCGGGATGTTAGGTATGCACGGTAACTATGCGCCAAATGTCATGACCAATGAATGTGACGTCCTAATTGCCATCGGTATGCGTTTCGATGACCGTGTAACAGGTCGTTTGGATAAATATGCCAAACAGGCAAAAGTAATCCATTTGGACATCGACCCGGCAGAGATTGACAAAAACGTACAGACAACCGTACCGGTATGGGGCGACTGTAAGGAATCACTTCCTATGCTAACGGAATTGGTAAACGCCGCAGATCACTCCGCTTGGTTGGAACAATTCCGTGAACTTGAAAAAGAAGAAATCAAGGAAGTCATCCAAAACGAACTTCACCCACAAACCGATATTATGACCATGGGTGAGGTCATCCATGTGTTGAATGAATTGACAGGTGGTGATGCGATCATTACAACGGACGTAGGCCAACACCAAATGGTGACTTGTCGCTATGCTAAATTCAACAACAGCAAATCGAATGTAACCTCCGGGGGGTTAGGAACGATGGGCTTTGGTCTTCCGGCAGCAATCGGTGCCTGGTATGGCGCGCCAGAGAAAACTGTCGTAGCAATCATCGGTGATGGTGGTATACAAATGACGATCCAGGAGCTGGGAACAATTATGCAATTTGGTGCAAAAGTCAAAATCATGATCCTCAACAATGAGTTTTTGGGCATGGTACGCCAGTGGCAGCAATTATTTCATGACAAACGTTATTCATTCGTGAATATCACGAGTCCTGACTTCGTTGCTGTTGCGAAAGGCTATTACATCGATGGACAAAAGATTTCGGAACGTAAAGACTTACGTAATGCACTGAAAACCATGATTGATCACGACGGAGCATATCTATTGGAAGTGATGGTAGGTAAGGAAAACAATGTATTTCCAATGGTTGCACAAGGAACATCGGTATCTGAGATACGTTTAAAGTAGAATTTGACATGGAAAAACAAGAATATACCATCACCCTATATACAGAGAATTCAATCGGTCTTATCGGTCGGATCTCAACAATCTTTTCAAGAAGAAAAATCAATATTGAAAGCTTGAATACTTCCCCTTCTGAAGTAGAAGGAATACATCGTTTTACCATCGTAATCACGGAGGCTGAAGATGTTCTGCGTAAACTTTGTCGTCAACTGGAAAAACAGATTGATATCCTCAAGGCCTATTATAACACCAATGATGAAGTGATCTGGCAAGAACAGGCGCTGTATAAAGTACCGGCGGATGTTGTCAATGAAAAAGTATATGTAGAACGTTTGTTGCGTCAATACGGTGCCAATGTGGTTGTGATCCGCAACGACTACATCGTCTTTGAAACCGCCGGTCACCGTGAGGAGATCGATAAATTGACAGAAGAATTGACCAAATATGGTTTGATCGAATTCGTCCGTGGCGCACGTATCGCTATCATTAAAGACAGTGCGGGTTTCCACTCTAAGTTGGTTCAGTTTGAAGCCAAGGAACCATCGATGGAAATTGTGGAGAACGAATATCTCGATAAAAGAGATGATGTATTTACGATGTAATCTTTAATGGTATTATGCAAGAGACATTTAAATTTATCTTAAAGTCACGTCAAAAATTCATTGAATTACTTGACGGTCTTTCGCTTGAACAGCTTAACAAAATTCCCTCGGGATTTAACAACAATATCATCTGGAATTTTGCCCACATTGTCGTCAGTACACAGACCTTAGTCTATGTCCGTACAGGTATTAAAACCGATACGACTTGGGTAAAATATAACGAAGATTATAAAAAAGACACTAAGCCAACCCGCTTTGTCGAACAAGCCGAGGTTGACGAATTGAAAGAAATCGCAATCCACAGTATTGAGCAAATTGCTGCAGACTATGAAAACGGTGTTTTCGGAGAAATCACCTCCTTCTCAACAGCAACCTATGGCTATCCAATGGATACCATTGAAGAAGTTATTGCCCTGACATCAGGTCACGATAACGTTCATTTCGGTTACGCCATGGCGCAACGCAGATTAGTACAATAATTAAAATAAATAATCAACAACCATAACAGAAAGAAAGTAAAACAATGGCAAATTATTTCAACACCTTACCGCTTAGAGAGCAGTTAGAACAATTGAGTCACGCTGAATTCATGGATAACACTGAATTCACGGACGGTGTAAACGCTTTAAAAGGTAAAAAAATCGTAATCGTAGGATGTGGTGCACAAGGCTTGAACCAAGGTTTAAACCTAAGAGATAGCGGACTGGACGTTTCTTATGCTTTGCGTAAAGAAGCTATTGAACAAAAAAGAGATTCTTGGAAAAATGCTACGGACAACAACTTTAACGTAGGCACTTATGAAGAATTGATCCCATCTGCGGATTTAGTTATCAACTTGACGCCAGATAAACAACATACGTCAGTAATCAACGCTGTCATGCCGTTGATGAAAGAAGGCGCTACATTGTCGTATTCACACGGTTTTAATATCGTTGAAGAAGGAATGCAGATCCGTAAAGATATTACTGTCATCATGGTTGCTCCAAAATGTCCGGGTTCTGAGGTTCGTGCAGAATACCTACGTGGTTTTGGTGTTCCTACCTTGATCGCTGTACACCCGGAAAATGATCCACAAGGAAAAGGCTGGGCTGAAGCAAAAGCATACTGTGTAGGAACAGGTGGACACAAAGCCGGTGTATTGAAATCTTCATTTGTAGCCGAGGTAAAATCAGATTTGATGGGTGAGCAAACGATTCTTTGTGGATTGTTGCAAACAGGTTCAATATTATCCTTCGACAAAATGATCGAGAAAGGCATCGAAGCTGGTTATGCGTCCAAATTGGTACAATATGGCGTGGAAGTAATTACAGAAGCCTTGAAACACGGTGGTGTGAGCGGAATGATGGACCGTTTGAGCAATCCAGCAAAAGTAAAAGCGTTTGAGATCTCTGAAGAATTGAAGGATATTATGCGTCCATTATTCCAAAAACATCAAGATGATATCATGTCAGGTCACTTTAGCAAAACCATGATGGAAGATTGGGCAAATGGTGATGCGAATCTGTTGAAATGGAGAGCTGAAACTGGTGAAACTGCATTTGAGAAAACACCGGCTGGGGATGTTAAAATCAACGAACAAGAATACTTCGACAACTATACACTGATGGTTGCTTTCATCCGTGCAGGTGTTGAATTGGCATTCGAAACAATGGTTGAAGCAGGTATCAAGCCAGAATCAGCATATTATGAATCATTGCACGAAACACCGTTGATCGCTAACACAATCGCTCGCAAGAAATTGTTCGAAATGAACCGTGTTATCTCTGATACAGCAGAATATGGTTGTTACCTATTCGACCAAGCTTGCAAACCTTTGTTGGCCGACTTCATGAAAACTGTCGATACTGACCTCGTCGGTAAAAACTTCAACGAGGGTAGAGACGCTGCAGTTGATAACGCACAATTGGTTGCCATCAATGAAATTCTGCGCGATCACCCTGTAGAAATCGTTGGTCGCAAATTGCGTAAGGCGATGACTGCAATGAAAGCAATCAAAACTGTTTAGAAGTCCATACGAAATTATACATGCTCCAAAAATCATGAATATTTCGTAATTTAGTATATCGAAATCAAGGTGATATTGAGACATTTGCAATATCACCTTGGTTCATATAAAAATAACATAAGAGAGATTAAAAAATGTCAAAAACATTAGTAGAAAAGATTTGGGATGCGCACGTCGTCAAGCGTGAAGAAGGGTTTCCTGATATTATATATATCGACACCCACTTGATTCATGAAGTTACTTCACCTCAAGCTTTCGATGGCTTGCGTAAAAGAGGAATCCCAGTTTTTCGTCCAAAGCAAACGGTAGCTACTGCCGACCACAACGTACCGACACTCAATCAACATTTACCGATCAAAGAAGAGCTATCCCGTTATCAAGTTGATATGCTCACCAAAAATTGCGCTGAATTTGGCATTGAATTATATGGTTTGGGGCATCCATACCAAGGGATTGTACACGTTATTGGTCCGGAGCTGGGTATCACCCTACCAGGTAAAACGATGGTCTGCGGCGATAGTCATACCTCAACACATGGTGCTTTTGGAGCTATTGCTTTTGGTATTGGAACCTCTCAGGTTGAACAGGTCTTCGCAACACAATGTTTGTTGCAGTCGAAGCCAAAAACAATGAAAATTGAAGTCAACGGTACCCTTCAAAAAGGTGTTGGAGCAAAAGATATCATCCTATATATCATCTCTAAAATCTCTGCTGCGGGCGGTACAGGTTACTTTATTGAATATGCTGGTTCAGCAATCCGTTCATTAAGCATGGAAGCACGTATGACCATTTGTAACATGAGTATCGAAATGGGTGCACGTGGAGGCTTAATCGCTCCGGATCAGATCACTTTCGACTATGTAGAAGGCCGTGAATTCGCACCGAAAGGTGAGGAATGGGATCAAGCCTTAGCATACTGGAAAACATTGTATTCTGACGAAGATGCCATCTTTGATAAAGTGTTGACTTTCGATGCCGCAGATATTGCACCAATGATTACCTACGGTACTAATCCGGGTATGGGTATGGGTATCGCGGAACATATTCCAGCCACTAGTGCACAACCGGAATCAGAAAGACCATCATACCAAAAAGCATTGGATTACATGGGCTTTAAAGATGACTCAACAGTACTAGGCAATCGTGTTGATTATGTGTTCATCGGAAGTTGTACCAATTCCCGTATTGAAGATTTACGTGAAGTAGCTTCATTTGTTAAAGGCAAGCAAAAAGCACAAGACGTTGAAGTATGGATTGTACCGGGCTCAAAACAAGTAGAAAAACAGGCTAAAGAAGAAGGCTTGGATAAAATATTTGAAGCAGCAGGATTCCAGCTGCGTGAACCAGGATGTTCGGCATGTTTAGGTATGAACGAAGATAAAATCCCTGCTGGTAAATATTGTGTATCGACTTCAAATAGAAATTTCGAAGGACGTCAGGGACCGAATGCCCGCACCATGCTGGTATCACCTTTGACAGCAGCAGCTGCGGCAGTAACAGGTAAAGTAACAGATGTAAGAGAGTTGATCTAAGCAGAAAAAAATGAAAAAATTTGAAACTTTAACGTCCCAGGTAGTCCCGCTACCTATCGAAAATATTGATACCGATCAAATTATTCCCGCACGCTTTCTAAAAGCGACCACGCGTGAAGGTTTTGGTGATAATCTATTCCGCGACTGGCGTTTTGACACAAACAATCAGCCCAAAACTGACTTTGTATTGAACAACCCGACCTATACAGGGAAAATATTGGTTGCCGGTAAAAACTTTGGCTGTGGCTCAAGCCGCGAGCATGCCGCATGGGCTATTCAAGACTATGGCTTTGATGTGGTCATCAGCTCATTCTTTGCCGATATATTCAAAGGAAATGCTCTCAACAATGGTGTATTACCGATTCAGGTACCCGAAGAGTTTTTGGCAAAAATTTTCGAATTGGTGCACCAAAATCCGACAACGACGATTATCGTTGATCTTGAAAAACAAACAGTCATGTTGACAGAGACGGGCGATCAATTTGAGTTTGAAATCAATCCATACAAAAAATCATGTTTGATCAATGGTTATGATGACATTGATTTTATCCTTAACCAAAAAGATTCAATTGAAGCATTTGAAGCAAACAGACAATGGTAGATCCTGTCGTCCATATTGCCAATTTAACTCTTCAGTACGGTAAAGATACCGTACTGCAAGACTTAAATTGGCAAATTTTTCCTGGCGAGCAATGGATCTTGGGCGGTCCGAGCGGCACAGGAAAAACCACACTTGCGAAAGCAATTGCCGGGCAATTGAAGTATGAAGGTAAGATCACATTCCACGTTGATCCAACGAGCCCACTGCCGGCAAAAATCCACTACGTTTCCAATTGGTTTCAGTTTACTAATCTTGAGGGCGATCGCAATTTCTATTATCAACAGCGCTACAACAAATTTGCAAAAAACGATACACTAACGGTTTTTGCTGAACTGAAACATTTTGCAAAAGAAGAACAGCTTTCTTTTGAAAACGTACGTTCTTACCTGAACATTTTTGGCTTCGAGAATTTCAAAGATCAGCAGTTGATTGAACTTTCGAGTGGCGAACACAAAAGACTGCAATTGATCAAGGCCTTGTGGCTTCAACCTCAGGTGCTCATGATCGACCAGCCTTATACAGGACTGGATGCACAGTCCAGAAAAGATCTCAACCAGATTTTCGATCAGCTTGCGGATAAAGGCGTCACCTTGCTGTTGATCAGTAATGATGACGAACAGCCGGACTGTATCAATCGTTTTGCGGAGATTCAGGAAGGTAAAATCAGGATTCGCCAACGGAGTGAAGAGCTATCCAAAGGCTTGCCCCGAACAAGAAAGGCGCTGCCTTATTTTCTGCAACAGGCCCCTCAGGTATCCGCCCAGGTCATGGTAAAAATGAACAAAATCAATATTTCATATGGCGAAAAACAAGTCTTAAAGAATATTGACTGGGAAGTAAAAGCCGGTGAAAAATGGTTGCTGCAAGGGCATAATGGGTCAGGAAAATCCACCTTGCTCAGTTTAATCAACGGAGATCATCCACAGGCCTACGCCAACGACATCCATCTTTTTGGCAAAAAAAGAGGATCTGGAGAAAGTATTTGGGATATCAAAGAACATTTGGGTATTATATCGCCAGAATTGCATTGGTACTATGATATGAATGCCAACGTTGGACAGACTATTGCTTCTGGATTTTTTGACTCCATGAGCCTATACCAACGCTTAGGATTTGAACAACAGCAAAAGCTCGAGCAAATTCTCTATTTTTTTGACCTCAAAGAGGTTAAGCACAAAACCTTGGGATCATTGCCCTTAGGTCAACAACGCTTGGTCCTATTGGCTCGCACGATCGTGAA
The Sphingobacterium multivorum genome window above contains:
- the atpD gene encoding F0F1 ATP synthase subunit beta, translated to MPKIGKIAQIIGPVVDVNFADSENLPKIYDALYIQKENGQRVVLEVQQHLGQDRVRTIAMDATEGLVRGMEVVDTGAPIKMPVGEEIKGRVFNVVGDAIDGIQNLNKENGRPIHNVPPKFEDLSTESEVLFTGIKVIDLLEPYAKGGKIGLFGGAGVGKTVLIQELINNIAKGHGGLSVFAGVGERTREGNDLLREMLESGIIKYGEHFMEGMEKGEWPLDTVDHELMKDSKCTFVFGQMNEPPGARARVALSGLTVAEYFRDGDGEGQGRDVLFFIDNIFRFTQAGSEVSALLGRMPSAVGYQPTLATEMGLMQERITSTKNGSITSVQAVYVPADDLTDPAPATTFAHLDATTVLSRKIAELGIYPAVDPLDSTSRILSPAVLGNEHYNTAQRVKEILQRYKELQDIIAILGMDELSEEDKLTVHRARRVQRFLSQPFHVAEQFTGLKGVLVDIKDTIKGFNMIIDGEVDEYPEAAFNLVGNIDDAIEKGKKLLAEAV
- the atpC gene encoding ATP synthase F1 subunit epsilon codes for the protein MKLTIITPDKLAFEGEVTSVTVPGTAGSFQILKDHAAIVSTLEDGKVIIQQGKGEQEVFIKGGVVEAKDNVITVLAEGIIGD
- a CDS encoding branched-chain amino acid transaminase: MKYYDKNTLIYLDGAFVKASEAALDPFAQSLHYGYAVFDGLRAYNTHNGPRIFKADKHFDRLKKSCEAVNIPYRWSNRELIDICYELLANNNLREAYIRPLVLTGSNMHLTSSTEATLMMAAWEWGPYLGQNLLKVCISDIKRPNPKSFKIDSKISGQYVNSILATTEAIRKGYDEALMLDHEGYVAQASSENIFIEKDFKIYTPPAKNIFPGITRQTVKNICKKLNFEVIEKQLTVEDIYTADSAFLCGTAAEIIGIKQVDDVIYKEGWEHSIGASIQRRYKNLVLENENYEVII
- the ilvD gene encoding dihydroxy-acid dehydratase: MKSSSNGENAMNKYSRTFTQDETQPAAKAMLYGIGLTDADMDKAQVGIASMGYDGNTCNMHLNDLAQIVKKGVWNNDLVGLTFGTIGVSDGMSNGTDGMRYSLVSRDVIADSIETICGGQYYDGLISIPGCDKNMPGAIMAMARLDRPSLMVYGGTIAPGHYKGEELNIVSAFEALGQRICGNLSDEDYEGIIKHTCPGAGACGGMYTANTMASAIEALGMSLPYSSSNPAISEEKKNECLEAGKHIRTLLEKDIKPSDIMTRKAFENALRTIVILGGSTNAVLHFIAIGKAVGVDITQDDFQRMSDETPVLADFKPSGKYLMQDLQQYGGTPAVMKYLLNEGLLHGDCITVTGKTVAENLADVKSIMEYDQPIIKPLSDPIKATGHLQILYGNLAEKGSVAKISGKEGEKFTGPARVFDGEHDLVAGIASGRIKPGDVVVIKNEGPVGAPGMPEMLKPTSLIIGAGLGKSVALITDGRFSGGTHGFVVGHITPESYKGGLIGLVNDDDIIEIDAVNNSINVLLSDEEIAQRRAAWVQPALKVNKGVLYKYAKTVADASEGCVTDL
- the ilvB gene encoding biosynthetic-type acetolactate synthase large subunit; the encoded protein is MSTLEITENKAATTQHTPTQISGSKAVLEALLSEGVDTVFGYPGGAIMPIYDALYDYTDRLKHILVRHEQGGIHAAQGYARTSGRTGVVFATSGPGATNLVTGLADAMIDSNPIVCVTGQVFASLLGTDAFQETDVINITAPVTKWNYQVTDATEIPAALAKAFYIASTGRPGPVLIDITKNAQLQLFDYFGYEKCNHVRSYRPAPQVRKEYVEQAAALINSAKKPFVLFGQGIILGKAEEEFKAFIEKTGIPSAATVMGLSALPTDHKLHVGMLGMHGNYAPNVMTNECDVLIAIGMRFDDRVTGRLDKYAKQAKVIHLDIDPAEIDKNVQTTVPVWGDCKESLPMLTELVNAADHSAWLEQFRELEKEEIKEVIQNELHPQTDIMTMGEVIHVLNELTGGDAIITTDVGQHQMVTCRYAKFNNSKSNVTSGGLGTMGFGLPAAIGAWYGAPEKTVVAIIGDGGIQMTIQELGTIMQFGAKVKIMILNNEFLGMVRQWQQLFHDKRYSFVNITSPDFVAVAKGYYIDGQKISERKDLRNALKTMIDHDGAYLLEVMVGKENNVFPMVAQGTSVSEIRLK
- the ilvN gene encoding acetolactate synthase small subunit; the protein is MEKQEYTITLYTENSIGLIGRISTIFSRRKINIESLNTSPSEVEGIHRFTIVITEAEDVLRKLCRQLEKQIDILKAYYNTNDEVIWQEQALYKVPADVVNEKVYVERLLRQYGANVVVIRNDYIVFETAGHREEIDKLTEELTKYGLIEFVRGARIAIIKDSAGFHSKLVQFEAKEPSMEIVENEYLDKRDDVFTM
- a CDS encoding DinB family protein gives rise to the protein MQETFKFILKSRQKFIELLDGLSLEQLNKIPSGFNNNIIWNFAHIVVSTQTLVYVRTGIKTDTTWVKYNEDYKKDTKPTRFVEQAEVDELKEIAIHSIEQIAADYENGVFGEITSFSTATYGYPMDTIEEVIALTSGHDNVHFGYAMAQRRLVQ
- the ilvC gene encoding ketol-acid reductoisomerase, producing the protein MANYFNTLPLREQLEQLSHAEFMDNTEFTDGVNALKGKKIVIVGCGAQGLNQGLNLRDSGLDVSYALRKEAIEQKRDSWKNATDNNFNVGTYEELIPSADLVINLTPDKQHTSVINAVMPLMKEGATLSYSHGFNIVEEGMQIRKDITVIMVAPKCPGSEVRAEYLRGFGVPTLIAVHPENDPQGKGWAEAKAYCVGTGGHKAGVLKSSFVAEVKSDLMGEQTILCGLLQTGSILSFDKMIEKGIEAGYASKLVQYGVEVITEALKHGGVSGMMDRLSNPAKVKAFEISEELKDIMRPLFQKHQDDIMSGHFSKTMMEDWANGDANLLKWRAETGETAFEKTPAGDVKINEQEYFDNYTLMVAFIRAGVELAFETMVEAGIKPESAYYESLHETPLIANTIARKKLFEMNRVISDTAEYGCYLFDQACKPLLADFMKTVDTDLVGKNFNEGRDAAVDNAQLVAINEILRDHPVEIVGRKLRKAMTAMKAIKTV
- the leuC gene encoding 3-isopropylmalate dehydratase large subunit — translated: MSKTLVEKIWDAHVVKREEGFPDIIYIDTHLIHEVTSPQAFDGLRKRGIPVFRPKQTVATADHNVPTLNQHLPIKEELSRYQVDMLTKNCAEFGIELYGLGHPYQGIVHVIGPELGITLPGKTMVCGDSHTSTHGAFGAIAFGIGTSQVEQVFATQCLLQSKPKTMKIEVNGTLQKGVGAKDIILYIISKISAAGGTGYFIEYAGSAIRSLSMEARMTICNMSIEMGARGGLIAPDQITFDYVEGREFAPKGEEWDQALAYWKTLYSDEDAIFDKVLTFDAADIAPMITYGTNPGMGMGIAEHIPATSAQPESERPSYQKALDYMGFKDDSTVLGNRVDYVFIGSCTNSRIEDLREVASFVKGKQKAQDVEVWIVPGSKQVEKQAKEEGLDKIFEAAGFQLREPGCSACLGMNEDKIPAGKYCVSTSNRNFEGRQGPNARTMLVSPLTAAAAAVTGKVTDVRELI